A segment of the Melopsittacus undulatus isolate bMelUnd1 chromosome 13, bMelUnd1.mat.Z, whole genome shotgun sequence genome:
AGGTTTCAAACCAGCAAGGTGTTCAGAAGCCTGGCCTACATCCAAACACAGTCCATGTCACTGGGCTACTCGAGAACATGCTCAGCTTTAGACAAGCAGCTTTGTGCTGAAGAGGGACAAGTCTCTTCACCCCTTTGCAGTATACACTGAAGATTGCCCAGCTAACATGGGATCCTACAGGGATACGAATTCTGAGAGCAAATACAGACCCACCTGCACCTGAGCACTGAAGTAATTTACTGGGGAAATTAAACATGAAGATTTATCTGCACATGTCCTGAAGCACGAGAGTTACAGCACATAAAATGCTTGTTCACCGTGTGCATGTAAGAGGATTTTCAAATCGCTTACCTTGTGGGCAGTCTCCATCTATTCCTGGTGCCTTGTTACACTCATTAGCTGGGTCTGGACCATCCTCTCGCAGTACTTTATTGCTGCATGGCACTTCATTGTCTTCAGACAGCTTCAGAGTAGGCTGAGTTTCACTTGGGCCAGAGCTCTGCCCAGCACTTGCATCTTGGGTTGCAGATAAACTCAGTAACTCTGAATGCTGTCCCGATGCAACAGCTAGCATTGTGCTCTGCAGCGGGCCCTCCACACATGCCCCACCTTCACATGTGGATGTGCTGCACACAGAGCCCTCCCTAACCAAAGGAGGCTTTTCTGGAGAACCTTTGTGGTTTTCCACAGGAGTCCGACCACCTCCTTGGGACTTACTGCACACAGGGGTCTTCATGTGACAGTCTGTTGTGGCTCCCTCAGTGGGGCTTTGTGTTATACAGCTTGAACACGTAACATCCTGATCCTGTTCCTCTGTCTGTGGGGATGTCAGTACCACAGCATCATTCATTCCAGCAGTGTTCGTATCAGCTACTGGAGCTTCCTCTGCAAGTGTCTGATCAGTGGAAACAGCACTTGCCATCTCCAGAGGTGTCTCAGCTTGGCTAACACCAGCCTGGCAGAGCTGAGTGGACCCATCACCTGGAGGGGCAGGCAGCTCTCCCTCACTGCATACAGGGTTCTTCTTCCAACAGTCTTTTGTGTCTCCCTCTTCAGGGCCGGATGAAGAGCCACGTATTAAACAGCTTGAATGTGTCACATTCTGACCCTGTTCCTTGGCCTGCAGGGATGTTGGTACCACAGCATCGCTCTTAACATTCTCACCGGCTACTGGAGCTTCCTCTGCAAGCATCTGATCAGAGGAAACACCTGCCATGTCCAGAAGTGTCTGAACTCGActggcagcagcctggcagaTCTGAGTGGACCCATCACTTGCAGCACCTGACAGCACTTCCTCAGTTGCTGCCAAAATGACCTTGGAAACAATCTGTATTGTCACTTGCGCGATTTTCTCAACGTCTTCCTTGCACAAACTCACTTCTCTAACCTTCTCTCTTCTCAATTCATCTCCTTCCAGCTGTGTGTCCTCTTCCCCCTGACACACAGGTACAGTACTGGCAACTGACCCGGACACGTCTTCTTCCCCTGGCTGCTCCAACCAGGCAGACTCCCAAGGGAGAGAGACACAAGCAGGGCCACTTTTTGTGTCTTGAGATTCCGTTTCTTCTAGTTTTTCACTGTCGTTCTCAAGGCTGCTGGGCTCATCTGTTGTTACTGGCAAGTGTGCTGAGAGATCCAGCCTCTCATCAGTGTGACAATTAGAGGGCACCCTCAACCCTACTGTCAGCAGGCAGGTCGAGGTTTTGTTCTCTGTGTGCTCCTCCTCCAGCATGGAGAGCCGTCTTTGCAGAACACATGGTTCTGTTTCTGGTGCTGTCCTATCCTGCTCTGTCacttcttcctgctgctcttcagcagctACTGCTTGCTCCTCTCGATAGGTTCCATGCTTTTTTCTACGGGAATAAATCCACCAGCACCCAAGAAGTGCCAGCACTCCAGGTAACACATATGGGACGAAATTCCGGAAACATAAAGGCATTTTAGAAAGTCTCAGCAGTTATACCtaggaggagaaacagaaaacatgttaCAATAGCCACAGGGAAGGGAACAGGAAGACTAAAGTTTCATAAATGCCTTGAGGTATCTCTAGTAGTATGAACAGGCttgttttccatctgctttttaaattcgCATCTCTGCTCTACAAGAGACCACAGAACGAGACCCTTACCTAAGACCAGGGATCTCTGGACATTTCTCACCATTACAGTCATCAATTTCACCTTACCCCCCCTTTCAACTCAAACCCATGTCACCTTCTTTTCCCTGCCTCCGATTTGCTACACACAGGGACAGCATCCAGCACTGCAGTctctccagcagcaggctgggctCATAACATGGTTGGACCACCAGTTTATTCCACATTAAATTTCCTACATGGACAGCTGCTATTCTGGCTTGTGAGCTGAAAGCTTTCTCTTTTAGTTCAGAAAGTGTGTGAACCCTTCCCTGCCTGGATGCCACTGGGACTCACATCCCAGCCGTGCTCCTCCATCTACAAGCCTCATCCAGGTTATATGAGGCAGGGCTGAGAggcctttccctttccttcaggAAAGCCTACAGCTGGCACACAAAGCTGGCGTTCCCCACATCCCCATAACAAAGAGTGCAAAGGACACTCAGTTTATATTTCCACTGGGCAGGAATGAAAGCAGAACCCAGGTGCCTGACAACGCTTACACACAACAGGCTTTCCTCCAAACAGGCCCCAAGACTTTTACGGGTAAGCAACAAAGGTTGTTTTCAGGAGATAAAATCTTAGGGATGGGAACCACCCACTGGAAAACAGTATTATCTAGTTCCTCTGCAGAAGTATAAAAAGATGAGACAATCAAGTCAGTTTCTCAACTATGCTTACTCTGTCTCAACCAGAAAACACCTTTTGTTATCAGAGCAAGCCTCCTTCCAGATACCTCCTTCAGGGACTTGGTTTTCATAGCAGCTGATTACACTCTAGCTAAGGACAAAACCATGCCTCCCTCAGACCCAAACTGAGCATCCAAGACCTGGAGCATTTGATATACACTCCAGATTTCTCACCTCCTCCAGCCACCATCTCCTATCCCACAGGAGCAAACACACAACTTCATCCAAGCTATCTCAGACACCAGCCTGGCTTCTGTATTGCTTGCTGCAGAGTCATACAGTCAtaaagtcacagaatggtttgggttgcaaggggCCTAAAGACAGCCGGTTTCTAACCTGCTCAACATAACCACTGTAAGATGTAGCACATACTTCTCTCTCATTTCTTCCACGGGGAGCTCCTACAGCCCACATCCATTTTCCCCAACAGGTTTAAAAGTGACAAAACCCTCTCTCCATTGCCAACTCGACAGCCAGTTCAGGACCGCAGGAGCAAAGGGATCATTTAAACACATGCAGGGGGGGAAACAAGCCTGGGAttctcctgccagcagcagaacagaacaTGGCAACTTGTCAAATCACATGGCCTTAAGTAGTGCCAAATTGGAGGAGCCTGGCCCAGCAGCCCCTGCACTCTCCAGGCAGGAGCCAGCGGGGGAAGCACAGCAGCTCCGGAGGCTTCGGGCCACAGACAAGCAGCCTGGGGAAGCCAGAACCAGTGTGAACACTGGATGCACCAGTGCCATTCCCCAACATGCAGGGCTCCGTGCAGTCCTGCACCAGAAATAGTGCAGAGCTCGCACACTGGACATGCTTGCCCCACATCATGAGCCACTTCCACTTCTGCCTCCTGGCATGGCAGGAATCCACTCTAAATGTCACACCTTGTATCAaagcacagggagctgcagcaaGGGCATGAGGCTTTTCCAACTCACTAAAGAATCCCCACAGTAGGTCAGGATAGGATTAAGAAACCAAGGGGAGAATAAGGGTCAGTCCACTCTCCAAATCTGTATCCTAACTTGATTTATGGAAAACTCCTGGTAAAGATCAGGGGGATGAGGACAAGAATGAACCCACACACTCGTCTACCTTACAAAACAAAGGCAAGAACAGTCAACTTATTCTACTTGCTCACGTTAGGATCCCAGAGCAGTTTTAAGCCACCTCATTTCTTTCGCCAGCACAAACAACCCTTCAGAAGACACATCTGTTTTGAAGCATGAAATCAGCCTCTACAACTCAAAgagagttataaagcaggtatgtttattaCAGCACCGGGTGCAAggggtattttaaaaaacatggaGCTAACCAGTGGGCTCcattctgttccaggactgctgatacaacatgggacaccAGCACAGTAATCTCTTGTCTCAAGGtgaatttgcaagcctcttcagTGTTCATGacagctgctgccacagcccgTAGGCACCCAGGCCACCCTTTGCTCCCTTCATCCAGCTCTTCCGAAAACTTTGCCACTGTCCTTTTATAGGGTCCTGGTTTCTGAGCAAGAACCCCCAAGGCTATTCCTTGTTTTTCATAAGAATAGAGCCAAAAGTGTTTGCTTACATCCAGAagtcccagagctgcagctctcattagctctgttctTGGATTTCTAAAAGCCCTTTTtgctgaatcagtccattcCAAAGAGGGAGGATTTCcatttaacagttcatatagtggtcttaccagaaccCCATGAACATGGTTCTAAAGTCTGCGGCATATGGTCATTCCCAGGAACATCCGGAGCTCCTTGACGGTCAACAGTTGTGGAGTATGgcaaatggcttcttttctaataattccaagttctctctgtcctcctgttatttcatatcctaggtaggaaactcgggtttggattagttgggccttttgtctggatacccaataagCATTCAGTCCCAGGAAATTCAATAATCCCACCATCAACCGGACAcgttcttcctttgtttctgtgcaaTTCATAGGTCATCCACGTcctgtaacagagtccccatctgagtgggtggcttccatgattctACTTGCAGAGCTAACTGACTTCCAGAACATATTGGACTGTTTTTAAACCCTTGAGGTAAAAttgtccaagttaattgagttttccttactgtgtcaggatttgcccattcaaaagcaaatagattttgggtttctttgttttcacaatTTGTACTCTaaaggtttcagaaagaatgctttttttctttcttcttttccttgcagccAGTAGCTCCTACcactgtaacaaattcttttccctcCGATTTAACGCTAAATAAGCTGCTCCTGTAGCCACtgaaaattccactttatttcctctagtccctagCTTTATGGGTAGATTCCCTGCTAGGGaagattccccaggtccccaTCAATCTAGCTCCAATTCAGTCACCAGAGCCACCCCATGGCGCTCCCCCCAAGGCAGCCTCACTTCCAGTGTCCAGCATGCACACCGATCCGGTAAGAACCCACCTCGGCCTGACATGCCTCCTCCACCAGCTccaaagcaaccaccgcagccgtggctatagcacaacccagctttttcttttctacctggtCCTGATCCCTATAagctctccatgcttcctccttcACTCCCatccacatttatccaacaagCCCTCAGTCCGTCTGTTCCCactctgc
Coding sequences within it:
- the AKAP1 gene encoding A-kinase anchor protein 1, mitochondrial isoform X2, whose protein sequence is MPLCFRNFVPYVLPGVLALLGCWWIYSRRKKHGTYREEQAVAAEEQQEEVTEQDRTAPETEPCVLQRRLSMLEEEHTENKTSTCLLTVGLRVPSNCHTDERLDLSAHLPVTTDEPSSLENDSEKLEETESQDTKSGPACVSLPWESAWLEQPGEEDVSGSVASTVPVCQGEEDTQLEGDELRREKVREVSLCKEDVEKIAQVTIQIVSKVILAATEEVLSGAASDGSTQICQAAASRVQTLLDMAGVSSDQMLAEEAPVAGENVKSDAVVPTSLQAKEQGQNVTHSSCLIRGSSSGPEEGDTKDCWKKNPVCSEGELPAPPGDGSTQLCQAGVSQAETPLEMASAVSTDQTLAEEAPVADTNTAGMNDAVVLTSPQTEEQDQDVTCSSCITQSPTEGATTDCHMKTPVCSKSQGGGRTPVENHKGSPEKPPLVREGSVCSTSTCEGGACVEGPLQSTMLAVASGQHSELLSLSATQDASAGQSSGPSETQPTLKLSEDNEVPCSNKVLREDGPDPANECNKAPGIDGDCPQGLNEHGTDVVNSGCVMKKAVTQQNTKTGGETSKCDHIIWEIEVPKELVGRLIGRQGKFMSFLRQKSGAKIYVSTKPYFRDSQVCHIEGFPHQVEKVLSLIGMNFKELCLTNIHGVLPPAPLTINSVLMTAWLFLPEGVNVEVVMAHQVDAGHMFLQQHTHPTFHVLRSLDQQMCICYSQPEIPTLPTPVEVGIICAAPGLDGAWLRAQVISYFEETSEVELRYVDYGGYDKVKVDTVRQIRSDFLSLPFQAAEVLLDNVVPLAEDYFSPEADAAVGEMTIGAVLVAQVTNYDSATGLPLIQLWNLMGDEVVSINRTLVEKGLARSLDY
- the AKAP1 gene encoding A-kinase anchor protein 1, mitochondrial isoform X1, coding for MPLCFRNFVPYVLPGVLALLGCWWIYSRRKKHGTYREEQAVAAEEQQEEVTEQDRTAPETEPCVLQRRLSMLEEEHTENKTSTCLLTVGLRVPSNCHTDERLDLSAHLPVTTDEPSSLENDSEKLEETESQDTKSGPACVSLPWESAWLEQPGEEDVSGSVASTVPVCQGEEDTQLEGDELRREKVREVSLCKEDVEKIAQVTIQIVSKVILAATEEVLSGAASDGSTQICQAAASRVQTLLDMAGVSSDQMLAEEAPVAGENVKSDAVVPTSLQAKEQGQNVTHSSCLIRGSSSGPEEGDTKDCWKKNPVCSEGELPAPPGDGSTQLCQAGVSQAETPLEMASAVSTDQTLAEEAPVADTNTAGMNDAVVLTSPQTEEQDQDVTCSSCITQSPTEGATTDCHMKTPVCSKSQGGGRTPVENHKGSPEKPPLVREGSVCSTSTCEGGACVEGPLQSTMLAVASGQHSELLSLSATQDASAGQSSGPSETQPTLKLSEDNEVPCSNKVLREDGPDPANECNKAPGIDGDCPQGLNEHGTDVVNSGCVMKKAVTQQNTKTGGETSKCDHIIWEIEVPKELVGRLIGRQGKFMSFLRQKSGAKIYVSTKPYFRDSQVCHIEGFPHQVEKVLSLIGMNFKELCLTNIHGVLPPAPLTINSVLMTAWLFLPEGVNVEVVMAHQVDAGHMFLQQHTHPTFHVLRSLDQQMCICYSQPEIPTLPTPVEVGIICAAPGLDGAWLRAQVISYFEETSEVELRYVDYGGYDKVKVDTVRQIRSDFLSLPFQAAEVLLDNVVPLAEEDYFSPEADAAVGEMTIGAVLVAQVTNYDSATGLPLIQLWNLMGDEVVSINRTLVEKGLARSLDY